In a single window of the Pseudomonas oryzihabitans genome:
- a CDS encoding YhdH/YhfP family quinone oxidoreductase, producing MSNFQALWVTEGAHGAFRQEVVTRTLDDLPEGEVLIRVRYSSLNYKDALSAIGNRGVTRRYPHTPGIDAAGVVEASSAAEFAVGDEVIVTGYDLGMNTAGGFGQYVRVPAAWVIRRPHNLGLREAMVLGTAGLTAALCVEKLEQMGLTPEAGTVLVTGASGGVGSLAVKLLARLGYHVAASTAKLERAEWLHRLGARQILDRATLADGVGKPLLDQQWAGAVDTVGGDILFNVIKSLEYGGSVACCGMTAGTTFEAGVFPFILRGVNLLGVDSVELPLMAKAALWDKLSVQWKLDDLDSLTREIGLEELPDTISQILAGKMVGRVVVDLG from the coding sequence ATGAGCAATTTCCAGGCGCTCTGGGTGACCGAAGGGGCCCATGGCGCTTTCCGGCAAGAGGTGGTGACGCGCACCCTGGACGACCTGCCCGAGGGTGAGGTGCTGATCCGGGTGCGCTACTCATCGCTCAACTACAAGGATGCGCTGTCGGCCATCGGCAACCGCGGCGTGACCCGGCGTTATCCCCATACCCCCGGCATCGACGCCGCCGGCGTGGTGGAAGCCTCCAGCGCCGCCGAATTCGCCGTCGGCGATGAGGTCATCGTCACCGGCTATGACCTGGGCATGAATACGGCGGGTGGTTTCGGCCAGTACGTCCGCGTTCCGGCGGCCTGGGTGATTCGCCGTCCGCACAACCTTGGCCTGCGGGAAGCCATGGTGCTGGGCACTGCCGGTCTCACCGCGGCCCTTTGCGTCGAGAAGCTCGAACAGATGGGCCTGACTCCCGAGGCGGGCACCGTGCTGGTGACCGGTGCCAGCGGTGGCGTCGGCAGCCTGGCGGTCAAGCTGTTGGCCCGGCTTGGCTACCACGTCGCCGCATCGACCGCCAAGCTGGAGCGGGCGGAGTGGCTGCATCGGCTGGGCGCCCGCCAGATCCTCGATCGCGCGACCCTGGCCGACGGCGTCGGCAAGCCGCTGCTAGATCAGCAGTGGGCCGGGGCGGTGGATACCGTGGGTGGTGACATCCTCTTCAACGTCATCAAGTCGCTGGAGTACGGCGGCAGTGTCGCCTGCTGTGGCATGACCGCTGGCACCACATTCGAAGCGGGGGTCTTTCCCTTCATCCTGCGCGGAGTGAATCTGCTGGGCGTCGATTCCGTCGAGTTGCCACTGATGGCCAAGGCCGCGCTCTGGGACAAGCTTTCGGTGCAATGGAAGCTGGACGACCTGGACAGCCTGACCCGGGAGATCGGCCTCGAAGAACTGCCCGATACCATCAGCCAGATCCTGGCGGGAAAGATGGTAGGTCGCGTGGTGGTCGATCTCGGTTGA
- a CDS encoding DUF934 domain-containing protein encodes MQRIIKGDQLVTDNWHLLPKDVAFEDVPNSDDVIIPAALWLEHGHALTCRDGRLGIWLDSDEEPESIAGDLEHFALIAINFPAFVDGRGYSYARLLRERFGWTGELRAIGDVLQDQLFFLKRCGFDAYVIRADRDPEAALAGLRDFSVTYQSAVDQPEPLFRRRQA; translated from the coding sequence ATGCAAAGAATCATTAAGGGCGACCAGCTGGTCACCGACAACTGGCACCTGCTACCCAAGGACGTCGCCTTCGAAGACGTCCCCAACAGCGACGACGTGATCATTCCGGCCGCGCTGTGGCTGGAACACGGCCATGCCCTCACCTGCCGCGACGGCCGCCTGGGTATCTGGCTGGACAGCGACGAAGAGCCGGAGAGCATCGCTGGCGATCTGGAGCACTTCGCCCTGATCGCCATCAACTTCCCGGCGTTCGTCGATGGGCGCGGCTATTCCTATGCCCGCCTGCTGCGCGAACGCTTCGGCTGGACCGGCGAGCTGCGCGCCATTGGTGATGTCCTGCAGGACCAGCTGTTCTTTCTCAAGCGCTGTGGCTTCGATGCGTACGTGATCCGTGCCGATCGTGATCCGGAAGCGGCCCTGGCCGGTCTGCGCGACTTCAGCGTGACCTACCAGAGCGCAGTGGATCAGCCAGAACCGCTGTTCCGCCGTCGTCAGGCCTGA
- the sohB gene encoding protease SohB yields the protein MEFLADYASFLAKTVTVVVAIIAVLLFTAAVRGRNRRSSAGQLQVQKLNDFYRDLRLRLQQSVLGKEAFKALRKRETKAEKTKRKSESGKARVYVLDFHGDIKATANEHLRNEITAVLTLATPKDEVVVRLESGGGLVHSYGLAASQLARIRQAGIPLTICVDKVAASGGYMMACIGDRILSAPFAILGSIGVVAQLPNVHRLLKKHDVDFEVFTAGEYKRTVTVFGENDEKGKEKFQHDLDTTHVLFKNFVAHYRPQLNIDEVATGEVWLGQAALGKQLVDELRTSDEYLAERAQVVEVFSLRFVEKKSLPERLGMAASLGVDRLVTTWWERLAESTRWR from the coding sequence GTGGAGTTTCTTGCCGACTATGCCAGTTTCCTGGCCAAAACCGTCACCGTGGTGGTCGCCATCATCGCCGTGCTGCTGTTCACCGCCGCCGTCCGTGGCCGCAATCGGCGCAGCTCGGCCGGCCAGCTTCAGGTCCAGAAGCTCAACGACTTCTATCGCGATCTACGCCTGAGATTGCAGCAGAGCGTGCTGGGCAAGGAAGCCTTCAAGGCGCTGCGCAAACGTGAGACCAAGGCCGAAAAAACCAAACGCAAGAGCGAGTCCGGCAAGGCGCGGGTTTATGTGCTCGATTTCCACGGCGACATCAAGGCCACGGCCAACGAACACCTGCGCAACGAGATCACCGCGGTGTTGACCCTCGCCACACCCAAGGACGAGGTGGTGGTGCGCCTGGAAAGCGGCGGTGGCCTGGTGCACAGCTATGGCCTGGCTGCCTCGCAACTGGCGCGCATCCGCCAGGCGGGAATCCCGCTGACCATCTGCGTCGACAAGGTGGCGGCCAGCGGCGGCTACATGATGGCCTGCATTGGCGACCGTATCCTCAGCGCGCCTTTCGCCATCCTCGGCTCCATCGGCGTGGTTGCCCAGCTGCCCAACGTCCATCGCCTGCTGAAGAAGCATGATGTGGACTTCGAGGTGTTCACCGCTGGCGAATACAAGCGCACCGTTACCGTGTTCGGCGAGAACGATGAGAAGGGCAAGGAAAAATTCCAGCACGACCTGGACACCACCCATGTCCTGTTCAAGAACTTCGTTGCCCACTATCGACCGCAACTCAACATCGACGAGGTCGCCACCGGCGAGGTCTGGCTGGGCCAGGCCGCACTCGGCAAGCAACTGGTGGACGAGTTGCGCACCAGTGACGAATACCTGGCGGAGCGGGCCCAGGTGGTCGAGGTCTTTTCCCTGCGTTTCGTCGAGAAGAAGTCGCTGCCCGAACGCCTGGGTATGGCCGCAAGCCTCGGCGTCGATCGCCTGGTGACCACCTGGTGGGAGCGCCTGGCCGAGTCGACTCGCTGGCGCTGA
- a CDS encoding nitrite/sulfite reductase, with protein MYVYDQYDQRIVEERVAQFRDQTRRFLAGELGGEEYRPLRLQNGLYIQRYAPMLRVAVPYGLLNTKQVRKLAQIARDYDKGYAHISTRQNFQFNWPELEDVPEILAELATVQMHAIQTSGNCIRNTTTDQFAGVAHDELVDPRPWCEIIRQWSTFHPEFAFLPRKFKIAVNGAALDRAAIEVHDIGLEAVRNDAGELGFRVLVGGGQGRTPHTGAFIREFLPWQHLLSYLEATLRVYNRYGRRDNKFKARIKILVKALGAEVFAEKVEAEWAHLKDGPITLTDAEVARVSAFFVDPAYADLQDQDEALARLDAEHPGFARWRQRNTFRHKRPGYVAVTLSLKPTGVAPGDVTDRQLDAMADLADRYSFGELRTSHQQNVIFADVRQDQLLELWHELREHGFATPNVGLLTDIICCPGGDFCSLANAKSIPIAESIQRRFDDLDYLFDIGELDLNISGCMNACGHHHVGHIGILGVDKKGEEFYQVSLGGDAGRDATLAKILGPSFAQDQMPEVIGKLINVYVEQRTEDERFIDTYRRIGIDPFKERVYAKNH; from the coding sequence ATGTACGTTTACGATCAGTACGATCAGCGGATCGTCGAAGAACGTGTCGCCCAGTTTCGCGACCAGACCCGCCGCTTCCTGGCCGGAGAGCTCGGCGGTGAGGAATACCGCCCGTTGCGCCTGCAGAACGGTCTCTATATCCAGCGCTATGCGCCCATGCTGCGCGTCGCCGTACCCTATGGCCTGCTGAACACCAAACAGGTGCGCAAGCTGGCGCAGATCGCTCGCGACTACGACAAGGGCTACGCCCACATCAGTACCCGCCAGAACTTCCAGTTCAACTGGCCGGAGCTGGAAGACGTCCCCGAGATCCTTGCCGAGCTGGCCACCGTGCAGATGCATGCCATCCAGACCAGCGGCAACTGCATCCGCAACACCACCACCGACCAGTTCGCTGGTGTCGCCCATGACGAGCTGGTCGATCCGCGCCCCTGGTGCGAGATCATCCGCCAGTGGTCGACCTTCCACCCCGAGTTCGCCTTCCTGCCGCGCAAGTTCAAGATCGCCGTCAATGGCGCTGCCCTGGACCGCGCCGCCATCGAGGTGCACGACATCGGCCTGGAAGCGGTGCGTAACGACGCCGGCGAGCTGGGCTTCCGCGTCCTGGTCGGTGGCGGTCAGGGCCGTACCCCCCATACCGGTGCGTTCATTCGCGAATTCCTGCCCTGGCAGCACCTGCTCAGCTACCTGGAAGCCACGCTGCGGGTCTACAACCGCTATGGTCGCCGGGACAACAAGTTCAAGGCGCGCATCAAGATCCTGGTCAAGGCACTGGGCGCCGAGGTCTTCGCCGAGAAGGTCGAGGCCGAATGGGCCCATCTCAAGGACGGCCCCATCACCCTGACCGACGCCGAGGTCGCACGGGTCTCGGCCTTCTTCGTCGACCCGGCCTATGCCGACCTGCAGGACCAGGACGAGGCCCTCGCCCGCCTGGACGCCGAGCACCCCGGCTTCGCCCGCTGGCGGCAGCGCAACACCTTCCGCCACAAGCGTCCGGGCTATGTTGCCGTGACCCTGTCACTCAAGCCCACCGGCGTGGCGCCGGGTGACGTCACCGACCGCCAGCTGGATGCCATGGCCGACCTTGCCGATCGCTACAGCTTCGGCGAGCTGCGTACCTCCCACCAGCAGAACGTCATCTTCGCCGACGTCCGTCAGGACCAGCTGCTGGAGCTCTGGCACGAGTTGCGCGAGCATGGCTTCGCCACGCCCAACGTCGGCCTCTTGACCGACATCATCTGCTGCCCCGGTGGCGACTTCTGCTCCCTGGCCAACGCCAAGTCGATCCCCATCGCCGAATCCATCCAGCGCCGTTTCGACGACCTGGACTATCTGTTCGACATCGGCGAGCTGGACCTCAACATCTCCGGCTGCATGAACGCCTGCGGCCACCACCACGTCGGCCACATCGGCATCCTTGGCGTGGACAAGAAGGGCGAGGAGTTCTACCAGGTATCCCTGGGCGGCGACGCCGGCCGTGACGCCACCCTGGCCAAGATCCTCGGCCCCTCCTTCGCCCAGGACCAGATGCCCGAGGTGATCGGCAAGCTGATCAACGTCTACGTCGAGCAACGCACCGAAGACGAGCGCTTCATCGACACCTACCGTCGTATCGGTATCGACCCCTTCAAGGAGCGCGTCTATGCAAAGAATCATTAA